Genomic DNA from Oryza sativa Japonica Group chromosome 5, ASM3414082v1:
CTGGATTTCATCAGCCATGGCCGATTGGATGATCTCTGAATGCAAGCAACAAAGATGGGAAGAGAAGATGAGTAGTGAGTGAGGATTGGCTACTGGCTTAGCTGATTGCTGTGAGCTGTAAGCTTGCTCTCTCCTTCCTGTGGATGATCGATCTTTATACCAAAGAAGTTTGTGTCTGGGAAGCCAATTATGGGCAATGGTGGTATTTCAATAACCAGGAAATGTTCATCAGTAGTCTACACATGTGCAGACATGTACGTATGGATCAATCTAATTTAGTTCCCTGTTGAAATGGAAAGGaggataaaagaaaataaacgaGTTGCCAGCACATGATGCTGAGTTAGCCCCGGGGGTTGGGGTGGGGTGTGTTCAATTGAAGTGATTGGTTGATTGGTGAATTGGAGTCGTGGAACACGGGGTAATCTGAGAATTAAGATTATGTCTGCAATAATTTGAATAGGGGCAGGTCTGATGGCCTCCTTACCTGGATGCAGTCCCATCATGCTGAATTCCTAGAGAGAAGATGAGAAAACTTGTTGCATATACACCTGCATTTTCAGGTCTGGACTGTAAGGTAGTTGTGATGGACATGATTCAATCAGAGATAGTAAAATGTTTGCTGTTCTTTCTTGAATTTTGTTATCTGTCAGGCAAAATCATAGTAAACCTACTCTCAGCACTGCAATTCTTATTCAAGGGAAAATATAATGCAATTGAATAACTGTAGGGCAGCATGCAATGAAGTGTTATACCGAAATTGAATTATCTAACATTTGCAGCAATGTGAGTactaactatttttttataatggaaATCATTCAGCTTCTGTGTACTAATTGCTAATTAGTAGCAAGATCCACAAGACACGCTGTCATCCTTATCAACGGCATCAGAATTGCCCATACCTTTGATCAAATCATGGTTGGTTTATGTCCCATTCGATTGTTTTTCGATAGTCTTTGCTCAATTTAAGTTTGTCAATGTCTTGCAATTGCTACGATGACAGAGGGACTGTTTTCTGAAAAATAAGCTGACAGCAGGAAGCGCAACTTCTACTTGAAGTGTTTATTGTAAGGTCAATAACCAGCTACCAGACATCCACTACATCAATACATTGTAGCTTGATGTATTTGGCTTGTTGGTATAAAATAAATAGTAGTTTCATAATTGGGTCCAATATATTGCCATTGTCAATTGGGGAGAGGCACAGAAGAAAAAAGAATCCAACGGGTATTTTGGGACTTTTTGACATAATTTTCTTTTAACATAATATTTTGGAACTTTCAGAGATGATCAGTTTTAGTTAAGCAATGGTGTCTTGGCATGAGTAACATGCTCACTGGAACGTATATATACTTGACAAAAATCTGTATTCTCTAAGACAGAACGCATAAGTGGCCATATCACCATCGTCTTTAAGAAACATGTGAAACAAGAAGGTTCCTAGATTTACCACAATGTTCTGGCAAGAAATGGATAAGAACATGCTGGCAATTTTGAAACATGAAAATCATGATGTGCCAGGGATATAAATATCCTATCATTTGAAACCTACTGGGGCAATTGTCACCTTCAAAAATGTGGACCAAGCTAATTAATTGTCCTTTGATGTTGGGTCACCCTCTGCAATCATGCAGGGAAGGATGAAAAATTGGCACATGGTAGGAAAAAGACAAGCTGATTACTGAGAACTGCACAAGCGGATCACCTTTAATATTGCAGTTGAAATCTGATCGAGTTGTTGGCATTTGGCAACTTGGCATGTTTGCACCAGAAAAAAAGGGCATCTGCCACATAGAAATCCCATGAGTTTCACATATGAACTGCAGTATTTGGCCGTTCATCTTTTCTTAAATGTTTTGTTATGCGTTGGCAACCAAATTATATTCGATTCAGTATAAAACCTTTAATCAGATCAGCGTGATCCGCAAGGAGACTTGTTTTTTTAGTTTCCTGAGCATGAAGTCTACTATCAGCTCCAACATTGCCAACTGTACCTTTCACACTTTATTTTTGCACAGTTGTATGAAAGTAATGGGAGAAAAGACAttcttttaataaaataaatatttcacAATGTTTCAGTTCCAATTGGAAGGAATTTTAAAAGGTAagaaaaaatgataaaatcaGCTCTGTGCGTTTCACATGCATGGaaagctaaaaaaaaagagagaaatacaGAAACGTGGTTTTAAACGAGTCAGGCCCTTTGAATTTTAATCTTAGAGACCATAATGCTTCTTCTTTTGTATGATGGGCTTAACATGTGCAAATTCTTATATGTTGTGGATACAACGTAAGTTTCCTGAGTACTGCCCCCCTCTACTTTTGGATAGTATAATCGATATGCAAAAGATAACCTTAAGAGCTAAGCATTGAATCATATTTGAAAAGCATTGAATTATGGATAATAATATATTTcaaaaaattagaaataatacATGTTTTGGTCCCTTGTGATCACTAAATAACAATTTCAGTTAGCTATGTCCATAATATGAGCAAACAAATCAATTCACTTGTACATGTAAGAGTTtaataaagaaaatataaatcaaTCCAATGACAGCGCCTGTAGCTCAGTGGATAGAGCGTCTGTTTCCTAAGCAAGGTCGTAGGTtcgacccctacctggcgcgttgttttcaaattatttctttttcatatttttttcaacaaagTTTTGCAACTAAAATGGTTGGTTTACAACGTGTCGCGGatgatataaaaattatatattgcaACTAAGTGGTtagccatatatatttttttctatgaaGTTATGCAACTATGTGATTCGACTACAATGTGTCAGTTATAGAtaattatttctttttcatattttgcAACTAAGTGGTTGGTCTACAATGTATGCAGATGATATGAACAAGTTGATGATGAATCCTCCTCCTAATTAAGTAAACCACGTGAATATATAAAAAGGTAACAAATGCATATTGGTTACTACTTACTAGTAGTTTTTTAAAACTAAACCGGCAGGAGAACTGCCAATTATATTTCATTAAATAGGAGTAAAAACTCAGATGGgctacagaaaaagaaaaaacaacctCTCGGCGAGTAGAGACTCGCCAAGCCTTTCCACCGTGGCCAGTACAACCACACAGCACACGGAGCTCCACATCACTCTAGCCAAACTATCAACGAAATGATGGCGGAATCCAACGATGAACATCGATGTCGAGATGCTGAAGAGGCGGCACACAGCGTTGACATCACAAGGCACGTGTCATCGTTGCCGAGCTAGCCGCCCAGCGACCCAGTAGCTCCGACTCCATGGCAATCATGGCATCATTGTAGGCATCGCCAAACCGAGCAAAGCAACACCAAGCTCATACTTTGGACATCAGCCAAGCCCCTGAAGCGCCAAAGCCTGTACTAGCAACACCCACATCCCTAGAGAGAAACTGCAAATGTTATCGTTGCCAAGCTTCGTCGCACCCCAACGACGTAGCAGCTCCGACTCCACCCGACAGAGACAAACGAAGAAGCTGGATGCTACCAATACAAGAAAGGAACCAAGAAGGAGAAGGCCTCGCCAAGCACCTAGGCATCTAGCGCATCGAGCTGACACAGGAGTCCAGCAGCGGCAAATGGTGCATGGGTAAGGTTCTCCAAGATGATGCCCCCAAGGAGGATACAACGTGAAACGCCGCCATCGCCCGTCCGGAAACCGGATCACAGTTTTTACCTGGAGACTGGTAGCGGTGGAGAAAACGCTATAACGACGCCTCCAAGAAGGGAATGACGCCAAAggcgccaccgtcgtcgtgcCAGCCAAAGGCTAAGCAAGGCTTTCGCCAACGATTTCGTCCAGCGCCACCTACCCACACAACAACCGTTGCTGAACCACCACATCATCTCATCAGCCACCAGTTAGCCCAGTTCACCACCCCACGGCTCAGGTAGGCTCACGGCCTGCTCCCGCACATCGCCATGGCACCGTCGTCCTCTGCACAAACCGCCACGTCCCCTCTCCCGAAGCTCCCCACGGCCAGGACAGGATCTAGCCATAGGAGGGGAGGAGCTCCACGAGGTGGGTTTTTTAAGCCGCCCGGGAAGAagagacgtcgccgccgccaactgctTCCCCGTGCACATAGGCCAGAGAAGCAGCAGTTGATGCATGTCCGtgagccgctgccgcctcctccgcgcggccctcgcgccgcggccgccgcctccgccgccgacctgcGCGTCCAGCCCAGATCTAGCCAAGGGAGGGCCGGATCCGAACTCGACGGCTCCGGATCTGGCCGTCCTCGCCAAGCTGCGCCTCTCGTGCTCCGGTCTCATCGGCGCCCCAACCGCTTGACCAGGAgtgaggggaaagggagagacccgccgccgccgtctttgcagccgcccggctttgccggcggctgctcaggcggtggcgaggtgggggagaggagggagagggagggggtgaCGATGGGGTTTCGCCGCCCGCGTCACCCCTGAGGCGGAGCGACCGGGCGTCGAGCCGAGTTATATATTACAGTTTAGGAACAAAAGCCTTCAAAGATATGTTTAGGAAGCACTTAACACAATAATTATTTGCATTTTTAGAAGAGACATGACAATAAAACCAAACTGACCAAGGAACCAACCGGGCAACCAttacacaaaaacaaaaaaatgtcCCAGCTTGTCTGAGCTGTCCATGATTGCAAACGGTATTCAATCAATCACTATCACTTACATACACAATCAAACACTTCACCAAGATCATAAAAATgagtaaggaaaaaaaacatcatgGAAAAATACCATGAAATACAAATGGAAAAAATAGGGTAGAGCCCAGAGCATTGGATGTGCAGATTAAAGCTATACTACTAGCATTCAAGTTTTTTTCAACTCTGCTGCGTAGGAGGCGTGTGTGTGCCATGtgttgctggtgctgctgcctGGACTGCATCCATAACATACCTCcactcaatctcctcttcctccattTCTCCCCccattctctctcctcctcagcTGCTTCTGCAGGTGgaggagaagcagcagcagcagcagctgttgcTCCCATGGCTTCCATCTCTGTCCCAAACCCAGCTCCTTCCCCTACAGAGGATGCAGAGAGCATAAGAAAGGCAGTGCAAGGTACAAATGGACTCTTCAATCTCTTTGTACATCATGAACATTTAGGATTTGAatttgtttcacaatgtaaactTAAAGAGCACTGAATTCTGAACACTGTTCTTTGCCAAACCCTGTTGCTTTTCATGTCattgttattgttttcatctGAAGTGTTTGCGAGTAATTAGTTGCTACTACTCCAGTTCATGTGGAAGAGACGAGAAATTTTGTTTGTTCAAGTTGGTCATGGATTAGCTAAACATGTTCTACATAGCTCTGAAAGACTGAAACAACTGATGATTTCGAAatcaaatatttgaattttcttttcttttttttggttgaaCTGAATCAAAGGATGGGGAACGGACGAGAATGCGCTGATCGAGATCCTCGGCCACCGGACGGCGGCGCAGCGGGCGGAGATCGCCGTCGCCTACGAGGGCCTCTACGACGAGACCCTCCTCGACAGGCTCCACTCCGAGCTCTCCGGCGACTTCCGTGTAATTAGCCCTCACcctggcgacctcgccggcgggcggcggcgccattgatggactCGAGTTCTTGATtgatctccctctctctctctcttgccgTGCAGAGCGCGTTGATGCTGTGGACGATGGACCCGGCGGCGCGGGACGCCAAGCTGGCCAACGAGGccctgaagaagaagaagaagggcgaGCTCCGCCACATCTGGGTGCTCGTCGAGGTCGCCTGCGCGTCGTCGCcggaccacctcgtcgccgtcagGAAGGCCTACCGCGCCGCCTACGCCTCGTCGCTGGAGGAGGACGTGGCGTCGTGCTCGCTGTTCGGGGACCCGCTCAGGCGGTTCCTGGTGCGCCTCGTGAGCTCCTACCGgtacggcggcggtggcgtcgacggcgagctggcgatcgccgaggcggcggagctgCACGACGCGGTGGTGGGCAGGGGGCAGGCGCTGCACGGCGACGACGTCGTCCGCATCGTCGGCACGAGGAGCAAGGCGCAGCTCGCGGTGACGCTGGAGCGGTACAGGCAGGAGCACGGCAAGGGCATCGACGAGGTCCtcgacggccgccgcggcgaccagCTCGCGGCGGTGCTCAAGGCCGCGCTCTGGTGCCTCACCTCGCCGGAGAAGCATTTCGCTGAGGTAAATTAAAATCGAACGTCCTCGATAACTTAAAAACTTGCTTCTTCATAACcatcttaaaaaatactttctaGCAAATCCGTTTTTCCAATTGGCACTGAACGTTTAATAATTTATCACTGAATTCACATATCATGAGAACAGACTATAAGTGa
This window encodes:
- the LOC4338646 gene encoding annexin D3, with product MCCWCCCLDCIHNIPPLNLLFLHFSPHSLSSSAASAGGGEAAAAAAVAPMASISVPNPAPSPTEDAESIRKAVQGWGTDENALIEILGHRTAAQRAEIAVAYEGLYDETLLDRLHSELSGDFRSALMLWTMDPAARDAKLANEALKKKKKGELRHIWVLVEVACASSPDHLVAVRKAYRAAYASSLEEDVASCSLFGDPLRRFLVRLVSSYRYGGGGVDGELAIAEAAELHDAVVGRGQALHGDDVVRIVGTRSKAQLAVTLERYRQEHGKGIDEVLDGRRGDQLAAVLKAALWCLTSPEKHFAEVIRTSILGLGTDEEMLTRGIVSRAEVDMEKVKEEYKVRYNTTVTADVRGDTSGYYMNTLLTLVGPEK